A genomic region of Rhizobium sp. NXC24 contains the following coding sequences:
- a CDS encoding TadE/TadG family type IV pilus assembly protein — protein MARKELTVRFCALLRRFTRDERGIGAIEFAILFPVLLMLYLGAFELTIALSVEKRASRSAGSIADIVTQQSSVSKTVLATMPSVANAIFAPYDSTGLTLKITGIQLDASSNATVAWSWAQDGSKPYATGGTATVPSDINQASTFLVRTELAIPYQLISFGSDFLPAGSSQITISREYFYRPRTDSTVTCSDC, from the coding sequence ATGGCACGAAAGGAGCTAACGGTTAGGTTTTGCGCCCTTTTGCGGCGCTTTACCCGCGACGAGCGGGGCATCGGCGCGATCGAATTTGCCATTCTCTTTCCGGTGCTGCTGATGCTCTATCTCGGCGCCTTCGAACTTACCATTGCGCTCAGCGTCGAAAAGCGCGCCAGCCGGTCGGCCGGATCCATTGCCGATATCGTGACGCAGCAATCCAGCGTCAGTAAGACGGTGCTCGCCACCATGCCTTCGGTTGCAAACGCTATTTTCGCACCCTACGACTCGACCGGCCTGACCCTGAAAATCACCGGTATTCAGCTCGATGCCAGCAGTAATGCCACCGTTGCCTGGTCCTGGGCGCAGGATGGCAGCAAGCCCTACGCGACCGGTGGCACCGCCACCGTCCCCAGCGACATCAATCAGGCGAGCACATTTCTGGTGCGCACCGAGCTTGCCATTCCGTATCAGCTCATCAGTTTCGGCTCGGATTTCCTGCCCGCCGGCAGCAGCCAGATCACCATCAGCCGCGAGTATTTCTATCGTCCACGGACCGACAGTACGGTCACCTGCAGCGATTGCTGA
- the upp gene encoding uracil phosphoribosyltransferase, with protein sequence MDGVTVIDHPLVQHKLTIMRKKETSTGSFRRLLREISTLLCYEVTRDLELTIETIETPLQPMDAPILEGKKLVFASILRAGNGLLEGMLDLVPSARVSHIGVYRDHETLQPVEYYFKAPEDISERLIIVVDPMLATGNSSIAAIDKLKERGAHNIRFLCLLAAPEGIANFRKAHPDVPVFTAAIDSHLNEKGYIVPGLGDAGDRMYGTK encoded by the coding sequence ATGGACGGCGTTACTGTCATCGATCACCCGCTCGTGCAGCATAAATTGACCATCATGCGCAAGAAAGAGACGTCGACGGGAAGCTTTCGCCGGCTTCTGCGCGAGATTTCGACGCTGCTTTGCTATGAAGTGACGCGCGACCTCGAACTGACGATCGAGACGATCGAGACGCCGCTGCAACCGATGGACGCGCCGATCCTCGAAGGCAAGAAACTGGTCTTCGCCTCGATCCTGCGCGCCGGCAATGGCCTGCTGGAAGGCATGCTCGACCTCGTGCCCTCGGCCCGCGTCTCGCATATCGGCGTCTACCGCGATCACGAAACGCTGCAGCCGGTCGAATATTACTTCAAGGCGCCGGAAGATATTTCCGAGCGCCTGATCATCGTCGTCGACCCGATGCTGGCAACGGGCAATTCCTCGATCGCGGCAATCGACAAGCTGAAGGAACGCGGCGCCCATAATATCCGCTTCCTCTGCCTGCTGGCGGCTCCGGAAGGCATTGCCAATTTCCGCAAGGCGCATCCGGACGTACCGGTCTTTACCGCGGCAATCGACAGCCATCTCAATGAAAAGGGTTATATCGTCCCCGGCCTCGGCGACGCCGGCGACCGCATGTACGGCACGAAGTAA
- a CDS encoding prepilin peptidase, producing the protein MLEAATLLIFPLCLAVAAFSDLFTMTIPNRVSLVLLGSFIVLAPLLSLTWPDIGMHFAGAAIVFSVCFALFALNVMGGGDAKLLAASALWFGYDPSLLAFLVYVALIGGAVTLFILVIRSHSSAIMAMGLPLPNSLLIAKKIPYGIAIAIGGFLAFPSSPMVAAATYHII; encoded by the coding sequence ATGCTTGAAGCTGCAACATTGCTGATCTTCCCGCTCTGCCTCGCGGTCGCGGCCTTTTCCGACCTGTTTACGATGACGATCCCGAACCGGGTTTCGCTCGTCCTGCTCGGTTCCTTCATCGTACTTGCGCCCTTGCTCAGTCTGACATGGCCCGACATCGGCATGCATTTTGCCGGCGCGGCCATCGTGTTCAGCGTCTGCTTCGCGCTTTTTGCCCTCAACGTGATGGGCGGTGGCGACGCCAAGCTGCTGGCGGCGTCCGCACTCTGGTTTGGCTACGATCCGTCGCTTCTCGCCTTCCTCGTCTATGTTGCCCTCATCGGCGGCGCGGTGACGCTTTTTATCCTCGTGATCCGCTCGCATTCGAGCGCCATCATGGCCATGGGCTTGCCACTGCCGAACTCGCTGCTGATTGCCAAGAAGATCCCTTATGGCATTGCCATCGCTATCGGCGGCTTCCTGGCTTTTCCCTCGTCGCCTATGGTCGCGGCGGCGACATATCATATTATCTAA
- a CDS encoding Flp family type IVb pilin, producing the protein MTKLFSRFLKDESGATAIEYGLIAALISVAIIAGATTLGNTLSTTFNGISDKMNAASTAH; encoded by the coding sequence ATGACTAAACTTTTTTCGCGTTTTCTGAAAGACGAATCCGGTGCGACAGCAATTGAGTACGGCCTCATCGCAGCGCTGATCTCCGTCGCCATCATTGCCGGCGCAACCACACTGGGCAACACGCTCAGCACCACGTTCAACGGCATTTCCGACAAGATGAACGCTGCTTCTACTGCGCATTAA
- a CDS encoding TadE/TadG family type IV pilus assembly protein, with product MMPEDDILGGKTFAQKRAGGRLRAFVRSRDGAAAIEFALLAIPYFLIIFAILETFVAFIAEQVVSNAVDTVSREIRTGQITAATGAQPFRQAFCNEISVIIACSATELTTPTNLYLDVESYTSFAAMPTTIPRVSSDPYSDLDTTGFKFAPGGAKSMNMVRAYYRWQIMTDLLRPYLTTIRPSDGSMPTTYLIVATAAFQNENYP from the coding sequence ATGATGCCAGAGGACGATATACTTGGGGGCAAGACTTTTGCGCAGAAGCGGGCAGGCGGACGCTTGCGCGCATTCGTGCGTTCTCGCGACGGCGCTGCCGCCATCGAATTCGCCCTTCTCGCGATCCCCTATTTCCTGATCATCTTCGCAATTCTGGAAACCTTCGTCGCCTTCATCGCCGAACAGGTCGTTTCCAATGCCGTCGATACCGTGTCGCGCGAGATCAGGACCGGGCAGATCACCGCCGCCACGGGTGCACAACCGTTCCGTCAGGCTTTCTGCAACGAAATTTCCGTGATCATCGCATGCTCGGCAACCGAACTGACGACGCCGACCAATCTCTATCTCGACGTGGAAAGCTACACGAGCTTTGCAGCCATGCCGACCACCATCCCACGCGTGTCGTCCGATCCCTATTCCGACCTCGACACAACGGGCTTCAAATTCGCTCCCGGCGGCGCCAAGTCTATGAATATGGTGCGCGCCTACTATCGCTGGCAGATAATGACCGATCTGCTGCGGCCTTATCTCACCACGATACGGCCGTCAGACGGTTCGATGCCGACGACCTACCTTATCGTCGCAACGGCCGCCTTCCAAAACGAGAATTATCCGTGA
- the deoA gene encoding thymidine phosphorylase — MIPQEIIRRKRDGGTLHVTDIDAFIAALARDELAESQIGAFAMAVWYSGMTREETVALTLAMARSGDMLSWSGIDRPIADKHSTGGIGDNVSLMLAPIAAACGLAVPMISGRGLGHTGGTLDKLESIPGYGITPHAAHFRKVVDEVGCAIIGQTGALAPADGKLYAVRDVTSTVDSVPLITASILSKKLAAGLETLVLDVKIGNGAFMTSLEEAETLARSLVEVANGAGVKTSALITDMNQPLADAAGNVVELRNCLDFLKGGKAGTRLETVVLTFAAEMLTQAGIAKTLVEAEAKAREALSSGKAAELFARMVHALGGPADLLDHPDKYLVAASVQKPVLASSDGWLAACDARAIGMSVIDLGGGRRHPQDKIDHRVGFSDILPLGTRVSKGDRIATVHAADEASAERAAGDLAANYRIGDAAPVLPSVIVTRI; from the coding sequence ATGATCCCGCAGGAAATCATCCGGCGGAAGCGGGATGGCGGCACGCTTCACGTCACCGATATCGACGCCTTCATCGCGGCCCTTGCGCGGGATGAGTTGGCCGAAAGCCAGATCGGCGCCTTCGCCATGGCCGTCTGGTACAGCGGCATGACGCGCGAAGAGACCGTGGCGCTGACCTTGGCCATGGCTCGCTCCGGCGATATGCTCTCTTGGTCCGGCATCGACAGGCCGATCGCCGACAAACATTCGACCGGCGGCATCGGCGACAATGTCTCGTTGATGCTGGCACCGATCGCCGCGGCGTGCGGCCTTGCCGTGCCGATGATTTCCGGCCGCGGTCTCGGGCACACCGGCGGCACCCTGGACAAGCTGGAATCGATCCCCGGCTATGGCATCACCCCGCATGCCGCCCATTTCCGCAAGGTGGTGGATGAGGTGGGTTGCGCCATCATCGGCCAGACTGGAGCCTTGGCGCCCGCCGACGGCAAGCTCTATGCCGTGCGCGATGTCACGTCCACGGTCGATTCCGTGCCGCTGATCACCGCTTCGATCCTGTCGAAGAAGCTGGCCGCCGGCCTCGAGACGCTGGTGCTCGACGTCAAGATCGGCAATGGCGCCTTCATGACCTCTCTGGAAGAGGCCGAGACGCTGGCCCGATCGCTGGTAGAGGTGGCGAATGGCGCCGGGGTCAAAACCTCCGCTTTGATCACCGACATGAACCAGCCGCTCGCCGATGCCGCCGGCAATGTCGTCGAACTCCGCAATTGCCTGGATTTCCTGAAGGGTGGCAAGGCGGGCACGCGGCTCGAAACGGTCGTGCTGACCTTCGCCGCCGAGATGTTGACGCAGGCTGGGATCGCGAAGACATTGGTTGAGGCTGAGGCGAAAGCGCGCGAAGCGCTCTCTTCCGGCAAGGCGGCCGAGCTGTTCGCCCGCATGGTCCACGCTCTCGGCGGCCCTGCCGATCTGCTGGATCATCCGGACAAATACCTAGTTGCGGCGTCCGTGCAGAAGCCTGTTCTTGCATCTTCGGACGGTTGGCTTGCAGCCTGCGACGCCCGCGCCATCGGCATGAGCGTCATCGATCTCGGCGGCGGCCGCCGTCATCCGCAGGACAAGATCGACCATCGCGTCGGCTTCAGCGATATCCTGCCGCTCGGAACAAGGGTCAGCAAAGGCGATCGCATCGCAACCGTTCATGCGGCCGACGAGGCGAGCGCCGAAAGGGCCGCAGGCGATCTGGCTGCGAACTACCGGATCGGCGATGCCGCACCCGTTCTGCCGTCGGTGATCGTTACCCGGATTTGA
- a CDS encoding Flp family type IVb pilin: MTKLFSRFLKDESGATAIEYGLIAALISVAIITGATTLGNTLSTVFNNISTKMNAASTAH, translated from the coding sequence ATGACCAAGCTTTTTTCCCGTTTCCTGAAAGACGAATCCGGTGCGACCGCAATTGAATACGGCCTGATTGCCGCGCTGATCTCCGTCGCTATCATTACTGGCGCAACGACCCTGGGCAACACGCTCAGCACCGTGTTCAATAATATTTCCACCAAAATGAACGCTGCTTCTACCGCACACTAA
- a CDS encoding adenosine deaminase: MTSHLKKVELHCHLEGAAPPALTLAQARKYNVDTSAFMHDGIYLWKDFTEFLVCYDKVSEVYRTEEDYALLTETYLEELAGIGTIYSELIVSPDHGDRIGLGADAYMAGVSAGIRAAQEKSGIVARLLVTGERHFGPERVIKAAEYAAKSDNPLITGFNMAGEERMGRVADYARAFDIAREAGLGLTIHAGEVCGAFSVADAVELVRPSRIGHGVRAIEDADLVKRLADLGTVLEVCPGSNVALNVFPDFPSHPLRKLRDAGVRVTINSDDPPFFHTSLKREYELASAAFGFSDDEINAMTRTAVEAAFVDDATRATLLARI; this comes from the coding sequence GTGACATCGCATTTGAAAAAGGTCGAGCTGCATTGCCATCTCGAAGGCGCTGCTCCTCCGGCGCTGACGTTGGCACAGGCACGGAAATATAATGTCGACACCAGTGCCTTCATGCATGACGGTATCTATCTTTGGAAGGATTTTACCGAATTCCTCGTCTGCTACGACAAGGTTTCCGAAGTCTACCGCACCGAGGAAGACTATGCGCTGTTGACCGAGACCTATCTCGAAGAGCTTGCGGGCATCGGCACGATCTACAGCGAACTGATCGTCTCGCCCGACCATGGCGACCGGATCGGCCTCGGGGCCGATGCCTATATGGCCGGCGTTTCGGCCGGCATTCGTGCAGCGCAGGAAAAGAGCGGCATCGTCGCCCGGCTGCTCGTCACCGGCGAACGTCACTTCGGACCGGAGCGCGTCATCAAGGCCGCCGAATATGCCGCCAAGAGCGATAACCCGTTGATCACGGGTTTCAACATGGCCGGCGAAGAGCGCATGGGCCGGGTTGCCGATTATGCGCGCGCCTTCGACATTGCCCGCGAAGCCGGCCTCGGCCTCACGATCCATGCCGGCGAAGTCTGCGGCGCCTTCAGCGTCGCCGATGCGGTCGAGCTGGTCCGTCCGTCGCGCATCGGCCATGGCGTGCGCGCCATCGAAGATGCCGACCTCGTCAAGCGCCTCGCCGATCTCGGCACGGTGCTGGAAGTCTGCCCCGGCTCGAACGTCGCGCTGAATGTCTTTCCCGACTTCCCGTCGCACCCGCTGCGCAAGCTTCGTGACGCGGGCGTGCGCGTGACGATTAATTCCGACGACCCGCCCTTCTTCCACACCTCCCTGAAGCGCGAATACGAGCTGGCGTCCGCCGCCTTCGGCTTCAGCGACGACGAGATCAATGCCATGACTCGAACGGCAGTCGAAGCCGCGTTCGTGGACGACGCAACGCGGGCGACGCTGTTAGCGAGGATATGA
- a CDS encoding phosphopentomutase encodes MARAFLFVLDSFGVGGSPDAATYGDEGADTLGHIAEFCAAGAADRDGLRSGPLSLPNMSGLGLLEIAKAATGSYPAGMPQPEKLFGLYGCANEVSRGKDTPSGHWEIAGTPVMFDWGYFSTEGDAFPPELVDAICEAADLPGILGNCHASGTEIIAKYGEEHIRSGKPICYTSSDSVFQIAAHERHFGLERLTALCQIVRTLLDPYNIGRVIARPFVGETQATFERTGNRRDFSVLPPEPTLLDRLVKAERTVHAVGKIGDIFAHQGVSRIIKANGNMKLMDATLRTMDEAGDGDLVFTNFVDFDMVYGHRRDVAGYAAALEAFDARLPEVHEKLKPGDLVILTADHGCDPTWRGTDHTRERVPVIAYGPGIRSRSIGVRQTYADIGETVARHLGIAAGPHGRSFL; translated from the coding sequence ATGGCGCGCGCCTTTCTCTTCGTTCTTGATTCCTTCGGTGTCGGCGGCAGCCCGGATGCGGCCACCTATGGCGACGAGGGCGCCGATACGCTCGGCCATATCGCCGAGTTCTGCGCGGCGGGTGCCGCCGACCGCGACGGCCTGCGTTCCGGCCCCTTGTCGCTGCCGAACATGTCGGGTCTCGGCTTGCTGGAGATCGCCAAGGCGGCAACAGGCAGCTATCCGGCCGGCATGCCGCAGCCGGAAAAGCTCTTTGGTCTCTACGGCTGCGCCAACGAAGTGTCGCGCGGCAAGGACACGCCATCCGGCCATTGGGAAATCGCCGGCACACCCGTCATGTTCGACTGGGGCTATTTTTCCACCGAGGGCGACGCATTTCCGCCGGAGCTGGTCGATGCCATCTGCGAGGCCGCCGATCTCCCCGGCATTCTCGGCAACTGCCATGCATCTGGCACCGAGATCATCGCCAAATATGGCGAAGAGCATATCCGTAGCGGCAAGCCGATCTGCTACACCTCGTCAGACTCCGTCTTCCAGATTGCCGCGCATGAGCGCCATTTCGGCCTCGAACGGCTGACCGCCCTCTGCCAGATCGTCCGCACCCTGCTTGATCCTTATAATATCGGCCGCGTTATCGCCCGCCCGTTCGTCGGCGAGACGCAGGCGACATTCGAGCGTACCGGCAACCGTCGCGACTTCTCCGTGTTGCCGCCGGAGCCGACCCTGCTCGACCGACTGGTCAAGGCCGAACGCACCGTGCATGCGGTCGGCAAGATCGGCGATATCTTTGCCCATCAAGGCGTCTCCCGCATCATCAAGGCCAACGGCAACATGAAGCTGATGGATGCGACGCTAAGGACGATGGACGAGGCCGGCGATGGCGACCTCGTCTTTACGAATTTCGTCGATTTCGACATGGTCTATGGCCATCGCCGCGACGTGGCCGGCTATGCGGCCGCGCTCGAAGCCTTCGACGCAAGGCTGCCGGAGGTGCACGAGAAGCTGAAGCCTGGCGATCTCGTCATCCTGACAGCCGATCACGGCTGCGATCCGACCTGGCGCGGCACCGACCATACGCGCGAGCGTGTGCCGGTTATCGCCTACGGGCCTGGCATCCGCTCGCGCTCGATCGGCGTCCGCCAGACCTATGCCGATATTGGTGAAACCGTTGCACGCCATTTGGGAATTGCGGCAGGGCCGCATGGAAGGAGTTTTCTGTGA
- a CDS encoding purine-nucleoside phosphorylase gives MSAAVDLLAVKLGDLQPRYGIVLGSGLGSLVDQVRDAVRIPYADLPDFPVSAVSGHAGTLVAGYLGDVPVIMLSGRVHYYEKGDANAMRVPIETLKALGVETLILTNSAGSLREEMPPGSVMQITDHINYSGMNPLIGEESDKRFVGMTSAYDTDLIMRMRKAAEKAEVKLSHGVYMWFSGPSFETPAEIRMARILGADAVGMSTVPEVILARLFGLRVAAASVITNYGAGMTGAELTHEETKDMAPVGGARLAAILKEMIADGGNEQ, from the coding sequence ATGAGCGCCGCCGTCGACCTCCTGGCCGTAAAGCTCGGTGATCTCCAGCCGCGCTACGGCATCGTCCTTGGCTCCGGCCTTGGTTCCCTGGTCGATCAGGTGAGGGATGCCGTGCGCATTCCCTATGCCGATCTCCCCGATTTCCCCGTCAGTGCCGTCTCCGGTCATGCCGGCACGTTAGTCGCCGGTTATCTCGGTGACGTGCCGGTTATCATGCTGTCCGGCCGGGTGCATTATTATGAAAAGGGCGACGCCAACGCCATGCGCGTGCCGATCGAGACGCTGAAGGCTCTCGGCGTCGAGACGCTGATCCTCACCAATTCGGCCGGATCGCTGCGCGAGGAAATGCCGCCGGGATCGGTGATGCAGATCACCGACCACATCAATTATTCCGGCATGAACCCGTTGATCGGCGAGGAAAGCGACAAGCGCTTCGTCGGCATGACCAGTGCCTATGATACCGACCTTATCATGCGCATGCGCAAGGCGGCGGAAAAGGCCGAGGTCAAGCTGTCGCACGGCGTCTATATGTGGTTCTCGGGCCCGAGCTTCGAAACCCCGGCGGAAATCCGCATGGCGCGCATTCTGGGTGCCGATGCTGTCGGCATGTCGACGGTGCCGGAAGTTATTCTTGCGCGACTTTTCGGCCTGAGGGTTGCAGCCGCCTCCGTCATTACTAATTATGGGGCTGGCATGACCGGCGCCGAGCTTACGCATGAAGAGACGAAGGACATGGCCCCGGTCGGCGGCGCTCGCCTTGCCGCCATCTTGAAGGAAATGATTGCGGACGGAGGAAACGAACAATGA
- a CDS encoding pilus assembly protein N-terminal domain-containing protein has protein sequence MPTRGKIAFFACVAATVGLMPQFSHAADNGMLRVYMDHARVLKLDRPVSKVIVGNSQVADATVADPKTIVLTGRSFGTTNIVLLDSDGNAIVDERILVSIDEGNTVRVYRQTDRSVLSCTPNCEQHAQQNSTAAAATQ, from the coding sequence ATGCCAACCCGCGGCAAAATTGCATTCTTTGCCTGCGTCGCCGCAACAGTGGGGCTGATGCCGCAGTTTTCCCACGCCGCGGATAACGGCATGCTGCGCGTCTATATGGATCATGCACGCGTATTGAAGCTCGATCGTCCCGTCAGCAAGGTCATCGTCGGCAATTCGCAAGTGGCGGACGCGACCGTTGCCGATCCGAAGACCATCGTGCTTACCGGCCGCAGTTTCGGCACCACGAACATCGTCCTGCTCGATTCCGACGGCAACGCAATCGTCGATGAGCGTATCCTCGTATCGATCGACGAGGGCAACACAGTCCGCGTCTACCGCCAGACCGACCGCTCGGTGCTTTCCTGCACGCCCAACTGCGAGCAGCATGCCCAACAGAACAGCACCGCCGCAGCCGCTACCCAATAA
- a CDS encoding cytidine deaminase, which translates to MSHDLFEAARGAMAFAHAPYSKFPVGAAIRAEDGKVYTGANIENLSFPQGWCAEPTAISHMIMAGAKKIVEMAVIAEKLPLCPPCGGCRQKIAEFASKETRIYLCDETGVKKTMTMDEMLPFSFETEILG; encoded by the coding sequence ATGTCGCATGATCTGTTTGAGGCCGCTCGCGGAGCGATGGCCTTTGCCCATGCCCCCTATTCGAAATTCCCTGTCGGTGCGGCCATCCGTGCCGAGGACGGCAAGGTCTATACCGGCGCCAATATCGAGAACCTCTCCTTCCCGCAGGGCTGGTGCGCCGAGCCGACCGCGATCAGCCATATGATCATGGCCGGTGCCAAGAAGATCGTCGAAATGGCCGTCATTGCCGAAAAGCTGCCGCTCTGCCCGCCCTGCGGCGGCTGCCGGCAGAAGATCGCCGAGTTCGCCAGCAAGGAAACCCGCATCTATCTCTGCGACGAAACCGGCGTGAAGAAGACCATGACCATGGACGAGATGCTGCCCTTCAGCTTCGAAACCGAGATACTCGGATGA
- a CDS encoding TIGR02281 family clan AA aspartic protease, which yields MLARVLVIAGIVAAAATQVPALLGTQMASSERSTPAVKVAVAQQPVATTAAAFGSVLLQAGAGGHYEGDFKINGRPVHGMIDTGATYVAINESTARRLGISGNDLDYRYTTQTANGPSKVALVKLDRLEIGTIKVRDVDAVVAKDGALSTTLIGMSFLKKLNSYSAENGSLRLTQ from the coding sequence ATGCTCGCTCGCGTTCTTGTCATTGCCGGTATCGTCGCCGCCGCTGCTACCCAGGTTCCTGCGTTGCTGGGCACGCAAATGGCAAGCAGCGAAAGATCGACGCCTGCGGTTAAGGTTGCCGTTGCGCAGCAGCCGGTCGCGACGACGGCGGCGGCATTTGGAAGCGTGTTGTTGCAGGCGGGTGCGGGCGGCCACTACGAAGGCGATTTCAAGATCAACGGCCGGCCGGTGCATGGCATGATCGATACGGGCGCGACCTATGTGGCAATCAATGAGAGCACCGCACGCCGCCTCGGCATCAGCGGCAACGATCTCGATTATCGCTACACCACGCAGACGGCCAACGGCCCATCCAAGGTGGCTCTCGTCAAACTCGACCGTCTTGAAATCGGCACGATCAAGGTCCGCGATGTCGACGCCGTGGTCGCGAAAGACGGCGCATTGAGCACAACGTTGATCGGCATGAGCTTCCTCAAAAAGCTCAATTCCTATAGTGCCGAAAACGGCTCGTTGCGGCTGACGCAATAA
- a CDS encoding ABC transporter permease: MEYYDLLISIFGSTIRLSIPLIFTALAGLFSERAGIFDIGLEGKMLASAFAAACVASVSGSAWAGLGAGIVISVALGLLHGFASITNRGNQIVSGVAINFLTAGLTIVLGQAWFGQGGRTPTLPAEARFASITLPGANAIHDVPFIGPLYANVISGNNILTYLAFLAVPISWWILYRTRFGLRLRAVGENPGAVDTAGISVEWLRYRSLIVAGILCGFSGTYLAIAQSAAFINNMSAGKGYIALAALIFAKWKPVPVMFTCLLFGFLDAFANFMQGKAVPGIGEVPVQIFQALPYILTCILLAGFIGVAKPPKAGGVPYTKER, encoded by the coding sequence ATGGAATATTATGATCTCCTCATCAGCATATTTGGCTCGACCATCCGCCTGTCGATTCCGCTGATCTTTACGGCCCTTGCCGGCCTGTTTTCCGAGCGCGCCGGCATTTTCGACATCGGTCTCGAAGGCAAGATGCTGGCGTCCGCGTTCGCCGCCGCCTGTGTCGCCTCCGTCTCCGGCTCGGCCTGGGCTGGTCTCGGCGCCGGCATCGTCATATCGGTCGCCCTCGGCCTCCTGCATGGCTTTGCCTCGATCACCAACCGCGGCAACCAGATCGTCTCGGGCGTTGCGATCAACTTCCTGACCGCCGGCCTGACCATCGTGCTCGGCCAAGCCTGGTTCGGCCAGGGTGGGCGCACGCCGACGCTGCCGGCCGAGGCGCGTTTCGCTTCGATCACCTTGCCGGGTGCCAACGCCATCCATGACGTGCCCTTCATCGGGCCGCTCTATGCCAACGTCATCTCAGGCAATAATATTCTCACCTATCTCGCCTTCCTTGCTGTGCCGATTTCCTGGTGGATCCTCTATCGCACCCGCTTTGGCCTGCGTCTGCGCGCCGTCGGCGAAAATCCGGGCGCCGTCGATACGGCCGGCATCTCCGTCGAGTGGCTACGGTATCGCTCGCTGATCGTCGCCGGCATTCTCTGCGGCTTCTCCGGCACCTATCTTGCCATCGCCCAATCGGCCGCCTTCATCAACAACATGTCTGCGGGCAAGGGCTATATCGCGCTCGCGGCGCTGATCTTCGCCAAATGGAAGCCGGTGCCGGTCATGTTCACCTGCCTGCTCTTCGGCTTCCTCGATGCTTTCGCCAACTTCATGCAGGGCAAGGCCGTGCCTGGCATCGGTGAAGTGCCGGTGCAGATTTTCCAGGCGCTGCCCTATATTCTGACCTGCATCCTGCTCGCAGGCTTCATCGGCGTCGCCAAACCGCCAAAGGCGGGCGGCGTGCCCTACACCAAGGAGCGCTGA
- the deoC gene encoding deoxyribose-phosphate aldolase yields the protein MTSHSLRETAAVALSLLDLTNLKDDCTPAQIETLCARAQSPYGHTAAICIWPRFVAQARGILGTDHAVRIATVVNFPAGDMEVADVAAEAREAIADGADEIDLVIPYRALLAGNEQAVTDMVAAVRAECKGPVLLKTILETGELKDVALIRRASELAIEAGSDFIKTSTGKVAVNATLEAADIMLRAIRQSGRKVGFKPAGGIGSVADAALYLSLAETIMAPDWAMPSTFRFGASSLLDDILNVLGGGQSSAAASGY from the coding sequence ATGACGAGCCATTCCCTTAGAGAAACGGCGGCCGTTGCGCTTTCCCTTCTCGATCTCACCAACCTGAAGGACGACTGCACGCCGGCGCAGATCGAGACGCTCTGCGCGCGCGCCCAGTCACCCTATGGCCACACCGCCGCCATCTGCATCTGGCCGCGTTTCGTCGCCCAGGCACGCGGCATTCTCGGAACCGACCATGCGGTGCGGATCGCGACCGTGGTGAATTTCCCGGCCGGCGATATGGAAGTGGCTGATGTCGCCGCCGAAGCACGCGAGGCGATCGCCGATGGCGCCGACGAGATCGATCTCGTCATCCCCTATCGCGCGCTGCTGGCCGGCAACGAGCAGGCCGTTACCGACATGGTGGCCGCCGTCAGAGCCGAGTGCAAGGGACCGGTGCTCTTAAAGACCATCCTCGAAACCGGCGAACTCAAGGACGTGGCGCTGATCCGACGCGCCTCCGAACTGGCGATCGAGGCGGGTTCCGATTTCATCAAGACCTCGACCGGCAAGGTCGCCGTCAATGCGACGCTCGAGGCTGCCGACATCATGCTGCGGGCGATCCGCCAGAGTGGCCGCAAGGTTGGTTTCAAGCCGGCTGGCGGCATCGGCTCTGTCGCCGATGCGGCGCTCTATCTGAGCCTTGCCGAGACCATTATGGCGCCGGATTGGGCGATGCCCTCGACTTTCCGTTTCGGCGCGTCGAGCCTGCTCGACGATATCCTCAACGTGCTCGGCGGCGGGCAGTCGAGCGCGGCAGCATCCGGATACTGA